DNA sequence from the Penicillium psychrofluorescens genome assembly, chromosome: 3 genome:
GATTGGCAATGGGGTAATTCGAGTTTGGGGTGGGTTTGGGACATCAATCATGAATCTTCGAATCCAGCGCTTTAACTATAAAGCGACATTTTGCCCGGAATAATCTACTCGATCCAGTGTATAATGGTACGATATGGACTACGCGCAGCTGCGATTGTGGTCGTGGAGAAAGAATACCATTCATCGTTTCAAAAGGGAATACACAATATCGTCACCACCGCAATTGCCATTGCACAAAGCAAACGCGATCACTCGACTCCACGCATCAACCTATTCGCCTGTTCGTCTTGGATCGGTTAATGATCCCTACACGGTCCCGTAGTTCTGCTGAGGGGCGTAGTTCGGCTGGCTGGCGTAGTGCTGCTCAGGGGCGTAGTTCTGCTGAGGTGCGTAGCCCGGCTGAGGAGCGTACTGCGGTTGAGGGGCGTATTCCGGCTGGCTGGCGTAGCCCGGCTGAGGGGCGTAGTTCTGCTGGCTGGCGTTGCCTCCGTTCTGAATACGTTCCGAGTACACACCCGGTGCGGGGCGTTGGTTGGCACGAGTCAGAGGAtcgcgctggcggcggtcaTAGTAGACATATTCCAGGTAGAACGCGTGGATGTGGCCCGGGAAGTAGCTGTGAAAAGGTATTAAGACGTGCCATGAAAAGCTAATATGTAAAAAGTAGAAGCATACCCGAGAATGGTGAGGAGGACGTTGATCCAGAAATCAACACCGCAGCCGGAAATGATAAAGACGCCGAGCGGCGGGACTGGAGGAGCGTCAGCAGGGTTACACAGAGGGGCACGATGGCGTCGGCGCTGCTAGGCAGCcgtgaggaagagagagggaatgGACATACTGAACAAGGTGATGATCACCAGGCAGAGCATAGAACAAGTAccggccatgatgaaggtgaCTGATCAGACTTTAGGGGAGTGTTTGGCAAGTAGGAGGCTGAACAGaaagatgaggaagaggaggaagaagatgtagaTGGGAACGTTGTCGTCCAAGGGCGAATTCATGCGCTTCATGATCGGCGATCACACGTCAGGAAAGCAAGATCCGGGTGCAACACAGCTGGATCGCGTAGGGCTGGGCGAATGGTTACGTCATCCCGAGCACATCCCACACCGCCCCACTCGCCGCCTGATTCTGCAGAGGATTCGGTATGGTCCAGTTCCCAATCGGTTCCAGACAAGAATCCCTCAGACCGCATCAATGCTCGCCCGCGTCGTCACCTGCTCATTCTTGTTGCCCAGCTTGGAGATCTGCAGGAACGCATCCACCCCGTAGCCCTCCAGACTGTGCAGTTCCAAGCTGCCCGCCCAGTACTCGGCATACACCCGACTCATCGGCAGGCCCATGCCCAGCCGCAGATTCGGTGGCCTCGACGTCAGCGTGTCCAGCGACCCTTCGTGGAAGGGGTCGCGGCCCGCATGCTTGCGCTCCTGCGAGACCTGCAGCTCCTGCATGGTGGCCGCCATCGCAGGCACCTGGCCCAGGTTCTCCAGCCGGGTCTGCGTGCGAGGCCCCTTGCTGAAGGACCACAGGTAGGGCAGAATCTCACGCGGGATGCCTCCTCCCTGGTCGGAAATGCGCATGATCACATGCTGAGGGGTCTCGCAGATGAGCACCTCaatgggcggtggtggcccgGCTACATGCTGGTATTTCTCGATGACGGCCTGCACGGAGTTGCGCAGCAGTTCGCCCACAATGTACTCGAGATGACTCAAGATGTATGGGAAGGTCGCCTCCAGGTGGCCTTTCACGGTGATGGCGGGGATTTTGGTCGAATCGGAGCTCTGCGACATCAGATCCTGGGCGACCTGGCCGCACCGCTCGACCACCTCTTTCGCATTGCACTTCAAGAACACCTCGCCCACAAAGTCTGCATTCATATCGGTTCGTTCGTGCGAGTCCGGGAAATGCCAGGGCGAATTGAAGGTTTCGGTCAAGGCCAGATGCTGTTCCGCAATCACACGGCGAGATATCCGCTAATAGAAGACCGTCAGCACTACGACTCCCGATAGGATTCCCCAAATATGCATACCGCTCGCAATAGAGTGTTCATGAACCGGTCCATCTCATCAGGCGGAACGAGTTCGCGGCACTCCAGCACCCCCATGGCCAGGTTCGGGATCACCACCAGATgctccttgagcatctccCGCAGCACATCGCAGAGCCGGTCGTTATCATCGAGGCTGCAGATCTCGGGAACGACTCGGAACTTCTCGAATGCTTTGTAGTAGAGTTCATACACCAGGGAGAGGTGCGGGTTGGACACCACCACATAGGGCAGCTGTTGGATGTCTCGGAGACGATGGGCCAGGCTGGTTCGATCAGACGCGCCGCTCAGGAATGTTTGTCTTCGACTTACCGGGTGGGTAGCTCGGTGCGCACGTAGTTTGCCGAGGAAATGAGTCGGGGCTCTGTCAGGGTGCGACCGAAGAAGGTCAACTGGCGCAAACTGATCGGTCGGATTGGCCGCTCCACCCACCTGATCCAAAGAGGGTCAGCATCAAGCTTGAAGGGACACGGGTGCATCGAGGCCATACTCATCCAACGCGGAAACGggcctccatggcggcagCTGATGAGACGAGCCCGAGTAGGAACGAGTCAGCGCAGCGGATCGCAGGGGGTACCAGCCTCGGGGACGACTGGGTCGCATCGTGTGCATGCCCCGGTCGTCATGGAGGTTCAAGTCGGAGTCATGTCAAAAGGACGAAGCGAAGTGAAGCAGACCGGGCGGTGAGTACAGAACAGAACATGTGACAGACTACTGGGCCAGTTCGCAGCACGTCAAGAGTCGAAATAGCAGGTAGGTAGGAGGATTCTGATGATCTGGGTATCTCTATCGGGTTGATTCTTGTTTATTGCAATGCGGTGGTTAGCGATGTCGTCGGAGTGAGATCTGGCAGAATTGAACatgtattattattaccGACATGTAGTTGGACTATTTATATTATTATCAGTAGCAAAAGACCGAATTCCAACCTAGAATATTATTTAAATAGGTTTGACGATCGGGGTGTGTTGCTAAGCCTGTCGTGGATTCACTTCCTCACGCACTCATTCTTGGATTTCCTGCCGAGTCTGCGACTccgccaccatcaccatACCGACACATCCCACCAACAACATCTCCCACCTCCCCTTCACCTCGACACCCCCCTTTCTTCAATTCCTCAGCGCTTTCCGGACCTGCGGGAGGCCCTTATGGCCATGGAGAACGTGAGTCGACTACCCCCCGCCGAGTCCCCAAGCCCGTGTCGTCATAGTctcatcctcagcctccATTTTATGCCCTCCGTGAAGGACCCCATCCGCTGACTCtgcccagctcggcgagcACGATATGCTCGTCGACGAATACGATCAATACCAGAATGAGAAGACCGACGTCGTTGTCGTCTCCCAGCCCGGCTCCGAGGAGCCCGACCCGGCACCGACCGCGGATGACCGTACGTGATTTCGTTTCCCTTGTTGCCTTCTCCCCGCGCGATAGGCTGCAGTGGAGGAACAATCTCACATCATATATGGCTCGAATACTTCGATCACTGTCCATTCGGTCGCATTTGGAGCAGCTGGCTAACAAGAAATGCGGCACACACAGACACTGCCATGATGGCTCGGGTTCTGCCCCAAACCCCCGATCTAGAGACCGCGGACGAGACACACAATACATGGCGCATCAAGGACTGGCGGAAGTTGGACCGCAAGGTGCATGGGCCGACCTTTGAGTGCGGAGGTTTCCCTTGGTGCGTTTTATCAGACCCTTCGATTTGACTTTGTTGTTGACTGGAGCGTAGGCGGATTCTATTCTTTCCATACGGCAACCATGCAGAGCATGCTTCGTTCTATTTGGAGCATGCCTGGGAGGGCGAACCGCCGGAGAACTGGTATGCGTGTGTGCAATTTGCTTTGGTCTTGTCGAACGTGAATGATCCCTCCATCTATGTTTCTCACGGTATGTCTTGCAGTCCCTTTGGCTTAGAGCGAGCAGGCTAGCTAACCCAGTTGCAGTTGCGACACATCGGTTTAatgcggaggagggcgattGGGGCTTTACGAGATTCTATGATCTTCGCAGTCTCTTCAACGACGCATGGCCGGGTAAAAATGTATCGCTGGTGCAGGATGACGAGGCACAGGTCACGGCCTATGTTCGAGTGGTGAAGGATCCGACCGGTGTGCTCTGGCACAGTTTCCAAAAGTAAGGTTTATCAGCGCCACTCCGAGGACCTCGAACTGACTGATTTCTTTGCAGCTATGATTCCAAAAAGGAGACGGGAATGGTTGGTCTGAAGAACCAAGGCGCTACTTGTTACTTGAACTCGCTACTGCAGTCGCTCTATTTCACCAACGGGTTCCGCAAGGTATGGAAACCCTTGATAGCTACCTCGGCAGACCCACTAACTTATTCTCCAGGCTGTATACCAAATTCCAACTGACCAGGAAGCCTCACGCGAAAATAGTGCGTGGACACTCCAGAGGCTCTTCTTCAATTTGCAGTCAAGTGACTCGGCCGTCTCGACCACTGAACTTACGGCATCATTTGGCTGGGAATCAAGACAAATCTTCGAACAGCAGGACGTCCAGGAGCTCTCGCGAAAGCTGATGGAACGcctggaggagaagatgaaggggaCCCCCGCTGAGAAGGCCTTGCCCGAAATGTTCGTAggcaagaccaagacctACATATCCTGTATCAATGTCGACTACGAGTCCTCGCGCATAGAAGAATTCTGGGACATTCAGCTCAACGTCCGCAACAACAAGACTCTGGACGACAGTTTCCGCGACTACATCCAAGTGGAGACActggagggcgagaacaAGTACGACGCCGGCCCGCCGTACGGTTTGCAAGACGCCAACAAGGGCGTGATCTTTGAAAGCTTCCCGCCGGTGCTGCATCTGCACCTGAAGCGATTTGAATATGACATCAACCGCGACGCCATGATGAAACTAAACGACCGACATGCCTTCCCCATGGAATTTGACGCTAGCCCCTACCTCTCCAAAGACGCTGATATGTCCGAACCGTGGATTTACGAGCTGCACGGCGTCCTCGTTCACAGTGGTGATTTCAATGCCGGCCATTACTACGCTTTCCTCAAGCCTACCAAGGATGGACACTGGTACCGCTT
Encoded proteins:
- a CDS encoding uncharacterized protein (ID:PFLUO_005533-T1.cds;~source:funannotate), yielding MAGTCSMLCLVIITLFIPPLGVFIISGCGVDFWINVLLTILGYFPGHIHAFYLEYVYYDRRQRDPLTRANQRPAPGVYSERIQNGGNASQQNYAPQPGYASQPEYAPQPQYAPQPGYAPQQNYAPEQHYASQPNYAPQQNYGTV
- a CDS encoding uncharacterized protein (ID:PFLUO_005534-T1.cds;~source:funannotate), with amino-acid sequence MRPSRPRGWYPLRSAALTRSYSGSSHQLPPWRPVSALDEWVERPIRPISLRQLTFFGRTLTEPRLISSANYVRTELPTRLAHRLRDIQQLPYVVVSNPHLSLVYELYYKAFEKFRVVPEICSLDDNDRLCDVLREMLKEHLVVIPNLAMGVLECRELVPPDEMDRFMNTLLRARISRRVIAEQHLALTETFNSPWHFPDSHERTDMNADFVGEVFLKCNAKEVVERCGQVAQDLMSQSSDSTKIPAITVKGHLEATFPYILSHLEYIVGELLRNSVQAVIEKYQHVAGPPPPIEVLICETPQHVIMRISDQGGGIPREILPYLWSFSKGPRTQTRLENLGQVPAMAATMQELQVSQERKHAGRDPFHEGSLDTLTSRPPNLRLGMGLPMSRVYAEYWAGSLELHSLEGYGVDAFLQISKLGNKNEQVTTRASIDAV